TGCTTGCTATTCATAGAATGGTATGTTATGCagtttttatttctttcttatCATAAATGTCTTCttttttacattatttattGGACTTTTAAGTAGGTGTTATTGACATTTGAATTGCTAATTAATGTGCAGACCCTTCTTTCTTCCCTTTGAATGGGGACTGATGTTGCTGATGTAGTGGAGACACTGCCATATCTTTATCACTTCAAGGTATAGTGTCTCAAGTCAGTATGCTGTTCAATTGAATTGTctaaattattatcatttgtATGGAGCGCTTAAGGTACaactttattaataatttttgtttcaTGTTTTTGGCATCTAATTATGTACTTTTGTGAATTAGAATAAAACATGTGCATTTGTTACAGAGGTGAAAGTAGTAACTATGCACTTAAGGTTCCATGTGACATTTTTCGCTTGCTGTGCTATCTTACTGTTTAATGCGAAATTAGGAGTATGAAAAAACTTAGGCCATGTCATTGTTTTTCATTGTTTGTGCTACATCGCCTCTTCATTGAGCTTGAGTGGGTCATAGTGCCTTCCAATTAAGTTGATAGGTACAGATGAAAGGCCATAATTTGGAGAATGAAGAATGACGTATTTCCTGGAAAAACTTAGGCCATGTCGTTTCCATAAGAATGGAATATAAAACTCCTAGTTTatgtttcattttaaaatttctatattttttacctttatttgattcgattctattgttttaaaaataactttacCTGCTTCATTTTTGCAGGCGCATCGTTCAATGTGCACAGAATTAATGAAATTAGTTGATAGAATTGGACATGTATTTCCAGAAATAGAAGCAGCTCGGCCGCGATGCTCATCTGGAATACAGGCACTATGCTTGTTAAATGGCACAGTTGAGAAAGCAAAGCAAATTCTTCGGTACTGCTGTGAGTGTAGTAAATTATATTTGGTAAGTATCCTTCAATAATTACGGATAAAAAAGTGGATGAAATAAAAAGAACTGATAACCTTCACTGATATGTCTATGCACGTGCATACACACATCCATCTGCAAGTTTTATACTTTTCAGCAATAGATGCTGCAGACACTTCCTGATTGGGTCTGTCATTGTTTTGTTTTATTGTTAAGAGTAGTAATCTCAGCATAAATGATGCAAAATATATGTTTCCAGTGGATTTTCCTGCATTACTGTTTGATACTGGCATATTCATGCTCTGAATCATTCCATTCTTGCATAAAAACTGATATAATTAATTCCATTTTCCCTTCTTTCTTTAACTCTCCAGTATTGGTAGATATCTGCCACTAATTTTTGGTTAATGCTGCTTTTTGCATTACTTTCAGGTAATAACTGGGGATGTAATAGTCTCAAGATGTCAAAGATCAAGGAACAATTTTGAACAGAGTTTAGGCCAAATTCAAACTATGGTTCCAACTATGTTGGCTGCTGAGGTATGTCAAATTACATGGACTCTTGAGTTTTCTTTTgttatctttttcttttgtctgtTTCCATACTGGATGACAATGATGGATATGTTTCAGAAAATTACCAAACTTGCAATTACTTGCATAAATAGAATTAATTCCTTGTTCCCAAGTCATATATGTTCAATCTGATGTTGATCTTAAATGTAGAAAACTCCTGCTTATCCTTGTTCCATTTTGCATCATTCCTTTGTCGTTGTTGATTTAGATTAATTTAGAAAACTGTCTGTTAGTTTTTAGATCAGCTCagctctattttgttatttttctattatactTTGTATTCTTGATTATTTTCATGATTGATAAGAAACTTTCATTTGCAGATCTCTCAAATTATTGATGATCTAAATGCAGCAACATTTATGCTAGACTCTTCTGATGAGGAGGCTGGTAAGGCTGTGCGAGAACTGATTCAACAGGGCAGTAATGTATCTGATTCAGCAGAATATTCTGAAATGAAAGCTCTTCAACTTGCTGCTTTTAAGCTTCATATTACATCCCCAAAAGCCTTATTAATAGAGAAAAGATCAATTAAGAAGCAGTTAGATAAAGTTGGTGATAGTGACCCTGCCAAAAAgaagatattaaaatatcttttgtaTCTGCTGAAGAAGTATGGAAACTTGATTATGGAAGAGCAAACAGAGACTCCCAAATCTGAGCGTGTAGGATCAGTTGCACCCGCAAATCCTAGCAATACTTCTGTATGTAGCCAATCTGTTGATGTAGAGTCTGATATGGGAATTCCACAGAATGAAGCGCAAGCTGATATTCTAGATAGAGGTACACCCCCTGAGGAGTTTAAGTGCCCTATATCCAAGAGATTTATGTATGATCCTGTTGTCATTGCTTCTGGACAAACATTTGAAAGGATGTGGATACAAAAGTGGTTTGATGATGGTAATGATACATGTccaaaaacaaaagtaaaactGCCACATTGTTCAATGGTTCCAAACACAGCCATGAAAGATCTGATATCTAAGTGGTGTGAAAAATATGGAATCACCATTCCTGATCCAAGTATGAAAGCAGTTCACTCATGGGACATATCTTCTACATCCATTGCTAGCTTAGGCAGCTCTATGAATGATCTACACCTTCCACTGGATATCAGCAATATATCACTTGGGTCATTAGATGCTAGTTACAGTTCAGACTCTTCGCGCACTAGGTTTTCAGATGGATCCAATGCAATATTAGCATCAAAAAATGATGACTGCCATAGATTCCAGTCTTATCCATCCATACGGGAGACAGATTCAGAGTTTTTGACTAGAGTTTCTGAGCTTAATTGGGATGCTCAATGCAAAATGATTGAAGATGTCAAAAGCCATTTGCAAAATAATCTTCAATCTTGTCATTCTGTGTCATCTGATAATTTTGTTGATCCTCTCATTAGATTTTTGAAGGATGCATGTAATCGACATGATGCAAGAGCTCAGAAAGCTGGATCTCAATTATTACTTGTGTTTGTGAGCAAAAGCAGGTAATTTGTTCTTTGTGCATGATACAACTTATACTGAAACTCTTCAGTTGGTTCTATGTTATGGAATGATTTGTCCTTAGCATTATTACTATTCTTGTTTATATTACATACTTAATTGTCATGGACTTAATACTGCCAGTCAATGGCCTAAATGAAAGAGTTATTAAGATAAATTGCTATGGTAGAACTAGTCAATAACATATGTTGCTGCTGAACTGTGACTGCTATATGATAATTGCAAATAATGTAAAGACCTATTAATGGGGCCACGGACCCACCCAGTTTGACCCACTAGAAAGCTTTTTGCCCCGGCTAAGACCATTTGGAAGCAGGCTTGGCTTGGGATTTTGTGTTCATTAGGTGTCAGCCTACgtgatgaataaaataataatattcatataaattttaatttaccaGCTGGGCTTGGTCAAATATAGGCCTAGAATAGATGGATCAGCCTGGGAAAGGCCCTGATTCTTAACCTGTGTTTTGAGTAGCTCTACTTGCTAATACATGATGATCTAAAATTTCATTCTTGTATTTTGCCCTTAACttgagcaaataaatt
The Manihot esculenta cultivar AM560-2 chromosome 1, M.esculenta_v8, whole genome shotgun sequence genome window above contains:
- the LOC110609988 gene encoding U-box domain-containing protein 5 — its product is MGTDVADVVETLPYLYHFKAHRSMCTELMKLVDRIGHVFPEIEAARPRCSSGIQALCLLNGTVEKAKQILRYCCECSKLYLVITGDVIVSRCQRSRNNFEQSLGQIQTMVPTMLAAEISQIIDDLNAATFMLDSSDEEAGKAVRELIQQGSNVSDSAEYSEMKALQLAAFKLHITSPKALLIEKRSIKKQLDKVGDSDPAKKKILKYLLYLLKKYGNLIMEEQTETPKSERVGSVAPANPSNTSVCSQSVDVESDMGIPQNEAQADILDRGTPPEEFKCPISKRFMYDPVVIASGQTFERMWIQKWFDDGNDTCPKTKVKLPHCSMVPNTAMKDLISKWCEKYGITIPDPSMKAVHSWDISSTSIASLGSSMNDLHLPLDISNISLGSLDASYSSDSSRTRFSDGSNAILASKNDDCHRFQSYPSIRETDSEFLTRVSELNWDAQCKMIEDVKSHLQNNLQSCHSVSSDNFVDPLIRFLKDACNRHDARAQKAGSQLLLVFVSKSRSGLSYLHEDAFSLLVSFLDSEVTEETLAILEVLSGHPYCRTKITASGALVPILKILDSQCKEHQEKAIKILQNLSSNGDICSQIVYLECIPKLVPFINEGRIATHCMVLLKNLCDMEEARVAIAETNGCISSIAELLESGSREEQEYAVAVLLSLCSQRVQYCQLVMDEGVIPSLVDISINGNDKAKVTALELLRQLRDVEYGKGQECFQSDVDVSRDGSQHTKEKKPSKTSGFFRSFFPKPSSLAPKKKR